Proteins encoded together in one Triticum dicoccoides isolate Atlit2015 ecotype Zavitan chromosome 7B, WEW_v2.0, whole genome shotgun sequence window:
- the LOC119340221 gene encoding cyclin-B1-5-like, giving the protein MHPGSEESNVAAPPCFVQEPKQQAPQPAANRGVAVPAGTLKAAAAGVGRPGAVGNMHVLGDIGNVLHGTSPAGINRPIIRRFSAQLLKKAQADPSKNGTELILNSSSSADSPEAPSLINKALHDLPFN; this is encoded by the exons ATGCATCCTGGATCGGAGGAATCGAACGTCGCCGCTCCGCCATGTTTCGTTCAGGAGCCGAAACAACAGGCACCGCAGCCGGCAGCCAACAGAG GTGTCGCAGTACCAGCAGGGACGCTcaaggccgccgccgccggcgtagGCCGCCCTGGTGCGGTAGGAAACATGCACGTGCTCGGGGACATTGGCAACGTCCTCCACGGTACCAGCCCGGCAGGGATCAATCGTCCAATAATCAGGAGGTTCAGCGCTCAACTCTTGAAGAAGGCCCAGGCCGATCCATCCAAG AACGGCACAGAACTGATTCTAAATTCCTCCAGCAGCGCTGACAGCCCTGAAGCCCCCTCGCTTATAAATAAAGCCTTGCATGATTTGCCCTTTAACTGA